The sequence CCACGCGGCCGGAGCGGCAGGGCCTGCTGTCCCTGGACGTTCCGGCCGGATCGCTGGTGGGCCGGTGGGACGAGCAGCGGTTGGACCAGCTCTTCACGAACCTGGTGGAGAACGCCCTGCGCTACTCACCGCCGGGGACGCCGGTGGCCGTGCGGGTGCGCGAGGAGGACGGGCAGGTGCGGCTGGACGTGGAGGACCGGGGCATCGGCATTCCGCGAGAGAGCCTGTCGCAGCTCTTCACGCCCTTCTTCCGCGCGCGCAACGCGACCGAGCACTACGCCGGGGGCCTGGGATTGGGCCTGGCCATCTGCCGCGAAATCGTGGAGCGCCATGGGGGCCGCATCGACGTGAGGAGTGACGGGCCCGGCCAGGGGACGTGCTTCACGGCGTGGCTGCCCCGCGCGGCCGTCGCGGACGCGGCCTGATGCGCTACGTGGAGGTCAAGCCGTGCGCCGCCCTGGCGCCGTACGTCCAGTGCTACTGGGCGCTGGAGCTGTCGGGGGAAGCGCCGGTGGGCGTGCACCGCGTGTTGCCGGACGGGTGTCTGGACATCCTGGTGGACCTGACGGACGGCGTGGGGCTGCGCGTGGTGGGGGCGATGCGGACGGCGGAGGTGGTGCCGCTGTCCGCGCGCGCGGCCTTCGTCGCGGTGCGCTTCCGGCCCGGAGGCGCGCAGCCCTTCCTGCGGCTGCCGCTGCTGGAGCTGACGGACGCGACGGTGGGGCTGGGAGACCTCTGGCCTCGCGAGGCGCGCGAGTGGCGCGAGCGGATGGGGGCGGCCGTGGGGACGCCCGCGCGCTTCGCCCTGCTGGAGCGGCTGTTGCTGGAGCGGCTTCCCGGGCGGGAGGGAGACGCGGGGGTGCGGCACGCGGTGGACCTCATCCTGGGGGCGAGGGGGCAGGTGCCGGTGCGTTCGCTGGAGGAGGTGATGGGGGTGGGGGCTCGGCAGGTAGAGCGGCGGTTCCACGCGGCGGTGGGGTTGTCACCGAAGGTGCTGTGCCGCATCGCGAGGTTGCAGCACGCGGTGGAGCTGTCGCGGGGGCTGCAGGGGGCGGAGTGGGCGTTGGCGGCGGGGTACTACGACCAGGCGCACCAGGTGCGGGAATTCCGGGCGCTGACGGGGCTGACGCCGGGGGCGTACGTGCGCGAGCAGGCGGAGGTCGGATTCGTCCAATCGTTGGAGGGGGCGGGTGCGTAAGGTGGGGGTGTTCCCACTTGAGGAGGCACGCCATGTCCACCGCACCCCAGCAGGCCGAGCAGCACCACCGCATCGACTACATCGAGCTTCCCGTGAAGGACATCGCGGAGGCGAAGCGCTTCTACGGCACCGTGTTCGGCTGGAGGTTCGAGGACTACGGCCCGGACTACACGGCCTTCATGGACGGGCGGTTGAACGGAGGGTTCGACAAGGAGCGCGAGGTGTCGAAGGGGGGCGCGTTGCTGGTGCTCTACTCGAAGGACCTGGACGCGACGCTGGCGAAGGTGCGCGAGGCCGGAGGCCGCATCGTGAAGGACACGTTCTCCTTCCCCGGGGGCAAGCGCTTCCACTTCACCGACCCCACCGGCAACGAGCTGGCCGTCTGGACCGAGCCGTCCTGAGCCGCTGATGGACGGAGAGGCGCGTGGGCTGCCTGCCTGGACGGAGGCTGAACAGGCTGTCGCGGTTCCAACACTCTCCGTCCCGCTGTGACTCACGGTGCGCAGGGTGTCGCCCTGGGGGGCTGATCCGGGTTCGCCTCTGTTCCCGCCGCGCGGTAGAAATAGGGTCTGGCTCCTGCCTGGGAATGTCGCCCGTGATCGTCACCGCCACCGCCACCGTCCTTCACGTCAACGACACGCCCGCGAGCCTCTACCTGGGCTCCTTCTCGCTGCGACAGGCGGGCTACCGCGTCCTGGAGGCGGTCACCGGGGGAGAAGCGCTGCGCATCGCCTTCGATGCGCGCCCGGACGTCGTCGTGCTCGACGTGAAGCTCCCGGACATGAGCGGCTATGACGTGTGCCGGATCCTGAAGGAGGATCCGCGCACCCGCGAGGTCGCCATCATCCACACCTCCGCCACCTTCATCACCGCGGAGAAGAAGGTCGCGGGCCTGCGCGCCGGCGCGGACGTGTACCTCACCCAGCCGTTCGACCCGGAAGAGCTCATCGCCACCGTCAACAGCGTCCTGCGCCTGCGACGCGTGGAGCGCGAGGCCCTGGCGAACGCCGCCCGCCTGGAAGAGGCCGACCGCAAGAAGAACGAGTTCCTCGCCATGCTCGCCCACGAGCTGCGCAACCCCCTGGCCGCCATCTCCGTCGCGGTGCAGATGCTCGGACAGAAGGACTCCCACGGCCTGTCCGAAGCCGACGCGCGCCGCCGCGACATCATCGAGCGGCAGGTGAGCCACCTGCGCCACCTGGTGGACGACCTGCTCGACGTCAGCCGCATCACCCGGGGCAAGTACGCCCTGCGCCGTGGCCCGCTGGACCTGAACACCGTGCTGCAGCACTCGCTCGCCGCCGCGCGGCCGGTGATGGAGGAGCGCGGGCTGGTGCTGCGCGAAGCCCTCTCCTCCGAGCCCTGCTGGGTGGACGGCGACCGGACGCGCCTGGAGCAGGTCTTCACCAACCTGCTCGACAACGCGGCCAAGTACTCCCCCGAGGGCGGCATCGTCACCGTGGGCGCGCACCTGGACGAGGACGCCCGCGTGCGCGTGTCCGTGCAGGACACGGGCATCGGCCTCAGGCGGGAGGACCAGGAGCGCATCTTCGAGCTCTTCGCGCAGCTGGACGCGGGGCTCGCGCGCAGCCGGGGCGGGCTGGGCATTGGCCTGACGCTGGTGCGCAACCTGGTGGAGGAGCACGGCGGCCAGGTGGAGGTCTTCAGTGAGGGCCCGGGCCAGGGCAGCACGTTCAGCGTCACGCTGCCGCTGCTCACGGACGCCGCGCGGCCGGAGGCCACCGTGGAGCGCATCGAGTCCCGCCGGGGCGAGTGGCGCATCCTCCTGGTGGACGACAACCCCGACGCGCGCGAGGGCCTGCGCGAGATGCTCCAGATGTGGGGCCACACCGTCGCGGTCGCCGAGGACGGCCCGCAGGCGCTGGCCATGGCGACGCCCGGCACCTACGACGTCATCATCCTGGACATCGGCCTGCCGGGCCTGGACGGCTACCAGGTGGCGAAGGAGCTGCGAGGCCGCGTGGCCTCGGACGCGCACCTCATCGCGCTGACAGGCTACGGGACGCCTGAGGACCGGGCCCGCAGCGAGAACGCGGGCTTCGACCTGCACCTGGTCAAGCCCGTGGAGCTGGTGGAGATCGGCCGCGTGCTCGCGCAGCTGGGCCCCGTGAAGCGCGGCCAGCACCGCCGGCTCCAGGCCAGGAGCGCGTAGGCTTTCAGCGCCGGGCCAGCGGCACTTCACGGAACACGAGGTCGCTGGGGCCAAGCCGCTGGGCCGCCTGGACGAAGCGCTCCGTGACCATGAGGTACGTGGTCGCGTTCGCGGGAAGGAAGACATCAAGGCCCTTCGGGAGCGAGTCCGCTTCCAGCGCGTGTTCGGGAGAGATCCGCACCTCCCTCCATCCGCAGCTCGGACATGGCGACCCTTCCAGTACATCGCTGGGGTCCAGGCGTCCCGCGATGTGGAACTCCAGCTCATACAGGGCAGGCGCTTCAGGCCCGAGCCCTTCCACCTCCACGCGGGCCGGAATCAGTCCGTTCAAGCCCTCCTGCTGGAGCTGTGAGAGAGCATCCTTTCGCACCAGCAGGTCCCATCCATCCCGCGTCGTGAGAGGACCAAAGATTCCCTCGGCCGAGCCCCGGAGGGGGCCCAACTGCATGCCGGGTTCCGGAGCGATTCCTCGTGGCAATCGCGAAGCAAGTCCGGCGGTCAACGCCATGAACTCCACGTAGGGAACGACTCGGGGCTCACGCAGCAGGCCTTGTTGCGGCAGGTCGGTCACGTCGACCGTGGGAAGCGTCTGTTGCCCGCTCCAGGTCTCTCCACAGGTCGGGCACTCCACCCCGGGCAGGGTCCAGGTGCGCTCCGTCTGGAGGTGTCCCGTCCATCGCCGTGGCAGGTCGGGGCGAACGATGTCGACCTCGTAGAAGCGCATGCGGCTCAGTTCTCAGGCACGGGAAAGGGGCCGAGCTCGACGTCCTGCCAATAGGTCATCGTGAGCCCAAACAGACCGTACTTCTGGATCAACAGCGAGGCATGTTCGAAGTGGGCGGGCTTGCTGGCGGTCCCACGGGTCGTGCGCCGGAACTGACGCCACTCCTCGTTCCAGGGAGCGCCATTCGCATCACGGTGGATGCGCTTGTGCAGCTCGGCGTCGATGGCGATGACGTAGTCATGGACGTTGATGCCCTTGGACTGGAAGTAGGGCTTCAAGGCCTGGGGAAAGATGTGGTGCCGCTCCTTGGGGCGGGACGCCCACTCTTCCATGGCGCGTTGGCGCCGCAATTCGCTGGGAAGCTGCTCGCGCCGGTACCAGCGGAACACCGGGATGGGCAGGGAGTCTCCCGGCAGGCCCTGGGCACTGCCCCAGTGCCGTTGCGCGGTGCCACCTGGAGCGATGAAGACAGGCGCGCCGCTGTAGGTGCGGACGATACGGCCCGGCGGAAGGTCCTCACATCGGTAGAGCCCACAAGTCCCGCCTTCGCAAAGCGGCGCGAAACAAGGCCCTTCGCGTGCGTCCTCACAGTCCTGTGCATCCTCGGGCCACGACTCCTCCACCAGAGATGAATCCGCAGGGAGTGCCGGAGTGGATGCACACCCTGCGAACATCACAGCCAGCAACAGCCACCCGTGGCGCATGGGTTCCCTGCTCCTTGTGTGGGCAGGAGCTTATGTCCAGGGCTGGAGGCCGTCGCGGCGCTTCGCGCGCGAACCCGGAAATGGAGCCCCCCGGTTCGGCGTAGAACGGGCCACATGCTCAGCCTGCGCAACCTGGTGAAGGTGTATCCGGGCCCGGTCACGGCCCTTCGTGGCGTGGACCTGGACGTCCCCAAGGGGATGTTTGGGCTGCTCGGGCCCAACGGCGCGGGCAAGTCCACCCTGATGAAGATCCTCTCCGGCCTGCTGGAGCCCACCTCCGGTGAGGTGACGCTCGACGGCCTGGACCTCGTGCGCCATCCGGAGGCGCTGCGCCCGCACCTGGGCTACCTGCCGCAGGAGTTCGGCTTCTACCCGTACCTCTCCGGCCAGGACATGCTGCGCTACCTGCTGGAGCTCAAGGGCGTCACCGCGCCCCAGGGCCTCAAGGCGCTGTGCGCGCAACTGCTGGAGCGCGTGAACCTCACCTTCGCGGCGAAGCGCAAGGTGAAGGAGTACTCCGGCGGAATGCGGCAGCGGCTGGGCATCGCGCAGGCGCTGGCCGGCGACCCGAAGCTCCTCATCGTGGACGAGCCCACCGCGGGCCTGGACCCCGAGGAGCGCCAGCGCTTCTACCGGCTGCTCGCGGAGATGGCCCACGAGCGCACCGTGCTCCTGTCCACGCACATCGTGGAGGACGTGGCCATGCTCTGCCCGCGCTTCGCCGTCATCCGCCACGGCCGCGTGGTGGCCATCACCAGCCCCACCGAAGCCAAGGCCGCCCTCCACGACACCCTCTTCGAGGGCACCGTCCCCCCGGCCGACATGGCCGCCTTCCAGCAGGCCTGGCGCGTCACCCAGGCCGTGCTCTTCGAGGGCCGTAACCGCGTGCGCATCCACGCCGCCCCCGGCACGCCCGTGCCCCCCGGCTTCGAGCGCACGCCGCCCACGCTGGAGGACGCCTACCTCCTCCTGATGAAGGACGCGCCGGAGCCCACGGCCGCCGCGGCTCCGGTACCGGCCCCGGCGGTGAGCGCGTGAACGCGTCCCGGCTCTGGCGCGTGGCGCGCACCGAGTGGCGTCACCAGACGCGGCGCCCGCTGTTCTGGGTGCTGCTCGTGCTGCTGGTGGCCGTGGTGTGGGGCGTGTCCTCCGGCAACGTCACCATCGACGCGGGCAGCACGGAGGTGGGCGGCAAGAAGGCGTGGGTGACCAGCGCCTTCGCCGTCGCGCAGACGGTGCTGCTGCTCACCTTCATGCTGTTCACCTTCTTCGTGTCGGTGGGCGCGGGCATGTCCGTCATCTCCGACGACGAGGCCCGCGTGCAGCCCATCCTGCACACCACGCCGCTGACGCCCGCCGAGTACGTGTGGGGCAAGTTCGCGGGCGCGCTGGGCGCGTACGTGCTGGCGCTCGCGTGGATGATGGGGCTGCTCGTCTTCTTCCACCACGTCGTACCCGCGGGCGAGGACGCGGAGTTCCGGGGGCCCTTCGCGTGGGGCAACTACGTGAGCGCCGCGCTGTGGTTCGGCCTGCCGCTCATCGTCTTCATGGCGGGCGCGGCCTTCGCCACGGGCGAGCGCACGCGCCGCGCGGTGCCGGTGTACTTCCTGCCGGTGGGCCTGTTCTTCCTCTGCGCCTTCTTCCTCTGGGACTGGTCCCCCGGCTGGTTGGACCCCCGCGTGAACCGGTTCCTCATGGTCCTGGACCCCGGCGGCTTCCGGTGGCTCACGGAGACGTGGATCAAGGTGGACCGGGGCGTGGACTTCTACAACACTCAGCCCGTGGGGCTGGACGCCCTCTTCGTCACCAGCCGCTTCGCGCTCATGGCCCTGGGCCTGGGCGCGGTGGCCTGGAGCGAGCGCCACTTCCGCCGGGCCCTCCGGGGCGAGGTGAAGACGAAGGCCCCGCGCAAGGGTGCGGCGCTGGACGCACCGCCGAAGCAGGTCGCGCTGTCGCACGCGGAGGCGCCGCTGTCCGCGCTGCGCATGGGCGTGCGGCCGCCGGGCTTCTGGTCGGGGCTGTGGACGGTGACGCGCGCGGAAGCGCGGGGCCTGCTGTCGCAGCCGGGGCTCTACCTGTTCCTGCCGCTGCTCATGTTGCAGATGGTGTCCCAGGGCGCCACGGCGGTGGGCCCCTTCGACACGAGCCTGCTGCTGGTGCCCGGGCGCTTCGCGGTGCGCACGATGGGGCAGGCGTCGGTGCTCGTGTGTCTGTTGTTGATGTTCTACGTGGTGGAGTCGCTGGAGCGCGAGCAGGCCTCCAACTTCGCGCCCATCCACGACGCGACGCCGGTGCGCACGCTGTCGGTGCTGCTGGGCAAGGCGCTGGCGAACAGCGGGGTCGCGGTGGCGCTGCTCACGGCCATGGCGCTCGCGGGCACGCTGGTGCAGGTGTCGCAGGGCAGGGTGCCGCTGTCGCTGACGCCGTACGTGCTGGTGTGGGGAGGGCTGCTGTTCCCCACGTTCCTCTTGTGGACGGGCTTCATCCTGGCCGCGCGAGCGGTGGCGGGAGGCCGCTTTGGCACCTACGCGCTGGCCCTGGCCGCGCTGGGCTTCACCGGCTACCTCGCCGTGCGGGGCGACCTCACCTGGGTGACGAACTGGCCGCTGTGGGACGCGGTGCGGTGGACCGACCTGGGCGCCTTCCAGGTGGACCGCGCCGCGCTGGTGCTCAACCGCGTGGCCGCGCTGGGCGGGGCAGTGTTCCTCACCGCGCTGGCGGTGCGCCTGGACCGCCGCCGCGTCCGCGACTCGGTGACGACGCTGGAGGGGCTGAAGCCCGCGGGCCTCGCGCGCGGGCTGTGGCGGCTTTCTCCGTACCTCGCCGTGCCGGCGGTGGCGCTGGTGTGGCTGGGCATCCTCGTGGGGCAGGGGCACCAGGGCGCCGCGGCGAAGAAGCGCGCGAAGGACTACTGGCAGAAGAACCTGGCGACGTGGAAGGACGCGCCGCAGCCCATGCTGGCGGACGTGGACCTGGACGTGGACCTGGAGCCGGAGGCGAGCGCCTTCCGCATGAAGGGCACGTACACGCTGCTGAACCGGCACGCCGTGGCGCTGTCACGCTTCGCCCTGAGCGGCGGTGACGGCTGGACGGACGTGCGCTGGACGCTCGACGGCAAGGACGTGACGCCGGAGGACCGCGCGGGGCTGTATGTCTTCACGCCGTCCCCGCCGCTCGCGCCCGGCGCGAAGGTGACGGTGGGCTTCACCTACTCGGGCCACGTGCCCGCGGGCGTGTCCCGCGCGGGCGGCGCGTTCAAGGAATTCATCCTCCCGTCGGGCGTGGTGCTCACCAGCGAGACGCCCACGTTCGCGCCGGTGGTGGGCTACGAGGAGGAGCGCGGCATCGACCCGAAGGAGAACAAGTACGAGCCGCGCGTGTACGCGGACGACTTCTACGAAGGGCCCACCGAGTCCGCCTGGGGCAGCAACATGCCGTTCCCCTTCCGCATCCGCGTGAGCGGCCCGGAGGCCTACACGCTCAACTCCGTGGGCGTGCGTGAGCGCGACACGGTGAAGGACGGCCGGCGCACCACGGTGTGGCGCAGCGACTACCCGGTGAGCTTCTTCAACGTCATCGCGGGCCGGTGGACGCGCGTGGAGGGCGCGGGCTCGGTGGTGTTCCACGACCCGGCGCACGGCTACAACGTGCCGGAGATGATGCGCGGGCTGGAGGCCGCGCGCCGGTACTACTCGGAATGGTTCCACCCGTTCCCGTGGGCGGAACTGAAGCTGTCGGAGTTCGCCGGCCTGGACAACTACGCGCAGGGCTTCCCCACGGACATCACGTTCTCGGAGTCCATCGGGTTCCTCACGCGCACCACGCCCGAGTCCAACGCCGTGCTGCTCGTCACCGCGCACGAGGCCGCGCACCAGTGGTGGGGCAACCTGCTCATCCCCGGCAAGGGGCCCGGCGGCAACGTGCTGTCGGAGGGGCTGTCGCACTACTCGGCGCTGAAGCTCATCGAGCAGCTTGACGGGCAGGAGGCGCGCAGGCAGACCGCGAAGCGCATGGAGGAGCGCTACGGCAAGGACCGGCGCGTGGACGCGGAGCAGCCGCTGGTGAAGCTGGACGGCTCGCGCGACGGCGACACGGTGGTCCTCTACGAGAAGGGCGGCTGGACGTTCTGGATGCTGGAGGACCTGATGGGCCGCGACGCGATGCACGCGGGGCTCCAGGCCTTCCTGAAGCAATCCATGAACAACGCCGACCATCCGGTGCTGCAGGACTTCCTCGCGGCGCTGCGCCCCTTCGCGCCCTCCCCCGAGGCCTTCGACCGGTTCACCCGGCAGGCCTTCTTCGAGGTCGTGGTGCCCGAGTACCGCGTCACCGGCGCGCGCGTGACGAAGGAGGGCGGCCAGTGGGTGACCACGGCGACGGTGACGAACGTGGGCACGGGCCGCATGCCGGTGGAGGTGGCGGTGACGAAGGCCTCGGAGTCCACCGCGCCCGGCGAGGCCGTCAGCACCCTGACGCGCGTGGAGCCCGAGGCGGGCGGATCCGTGCGGGTGACGCTGCGCTCGGAGTTCGCGCCGGAGCGGCTGGTGGTGGACCCGGACGTGCGCGTGCTCCAGTTGCGCCGCGAGCAGGCCCAGGCCGCGCTCTCGCCGCCGTGACGCGATGACATGACACGCTGACACGCCCGTCCGCGAAGGCCGGAGACACGTTGTCACGGTGTCACGCGCTCCGGGGGGGATGCTCCCTCTGGGGACGGGCTGGCACATCGATTGCGATGGGGTGTCCCCCAGCATGGCGGACCTTGGGGGTCCGGCTTCATGACGGGGGTTCATCACATGGTCTCGACGCAGTGGAAGCTGGGTGTGTCGCTGGTGTTCGTGTCGGCGGTGGCGTTCGCGCAGGAGGGCATCACCACGGGGGCGTTCCCGACGGAGCGGCGCAACGTGGTGACGGTGTCCGTGCCCCTCCAGAACCTGAATCAGCTGTCGTTGGAAGGAGAGCGCGTGCTGGGCGAGCGCTTCTCCGTGGGGCTGGGCGTGTTCGCGGCCTTCAACCAGATGCGCTCGCGGTTCGCGGACCGCCAGCCAGGGGGCGTGGAGGGCTTCGACAGCAGCTACAACCAGTTCGGCCTCACGCCGTCGGTGCGCTTCTACCTGACGGGACGGGCGCCCCAGGGACTGTGGGTGTCACCGCGCCTGGAGGCGGGCCTGGGGCACAGCAACAACGGCACGGTGTACAGCGCCGAGGTGGGCGCGCCGCCGGATGACAACCCCATGGACAGTTGGTTCGTGGGCGGGTCGGCGCTCGTCGGGTACAGCGTGGTGCTGGAGCCCGGCTTCACGCTGCAGGGCGGCGTGGGCTTCGGGGCCCGCCGTGAAGCGCTGGCCTACGACGCCTTGCGCCCGGGCGGGGACGGCATGCTCGAGCTGGCGCAGGTCGAGCAGTCCGTGTGGCAGCTCACCCAGCGCATCGTGCTCAACGTGGGCTGGGCCTTCTGACGTCAGTGCGAGTCGGCCTGCGTGCTCACGGTCCACGGCGTGCGGGTGGTGTCCACCATCAGGAGCTGGAGGTCCCAGCTTCCAGGCGCGGCGCCCGGCGTGTCGGTGGCGACGGCGAAGACGCGCGTGTCCGGCCGGGGCGTCACGGAGAAGCTCGTGCGCGGCGCGCGGTTGGCGTCGTTGGACGGCACCACGCCCAGCGTGACGGTGCCACCGGAAGGCAGCGGCAGGCCGTCCTGCGCGGTGGCGGTGGCGAAGGGCACGTCGAGGAAGGGCGCGTCCGGCAGCACGCGGCGCTCCGAGCCCAGCGGGCCCACGTCCACCGCGGGCGTGTTCGCGGCGGCGTGCACCCAGCGCAGGCGCAGGTTGGCGGGGTCCGGCGCGAAGCGGTCCGCGAGGGGCAGCAGCGTGAACTGCGACGCCGCCGGCCGGGGCGGCGCGAGGTAGCCCGCGGCGACCATCAGGTAGCGCTCGCCAGGAACGAGCGTTGGCGTCGTGGCCGTCACCACGGGGGTGCCCGTGGGGCGCTCCGAGCCAGGCGCGGCGGCGAAGAAGTCCAGCGTGTACGTGCCCGGAGGCACCTGGAGCGGCGAGGACAGCGCGCCGAAGGAGAGACCGCCGGACAGCTCGCGGTCGCTGGCGAAGAGGTCCAGCGCGGGCGCGTCCGGTGACGCGTGCAGCACGTACACCGTCGGATTCTGCCGCAGGATGGCCAGCGTGCCGTCGCGGCCCGCGGTGAGCAGCGAGAAGCCGTCGCCCGCGCGCGCGGGGGCGGACATGAGGCCGGTGGCGACGATGAGCGTGTCCGTGCCGGAGCCGGCCGCGGGCACGGTGAAGGACGTCAGCGCCTTGCCGCCCGTGCGAAGGCCCACCTGGAACGCGGCGCCCGAAGGCAGCACCCACGCCTCCTCACCGGAGTCCTTGAAGCGCGCGAGGGACTCCACCTCCACGGAGCCGTCGTTGCCCAGGTCCACGTCCACCGTGGGCGCGTCCGTGCCGGCGTTGACGACGCGCACGCGCGTCTGGCCGCCGTCCGCGGGCACGGTGTTGTCGCGCAAGAGCAGCGTGCGCAGCGCCGCGTCGGAGTCGGAAGAGGAGAAGGCGCCCGCGGCCACCACCGTCCAGCGCGACCCGGCCTCCATGCCCACCGGCTGGGACACGACGGGCCGCGAGTCCGCCGCCGCGCCCGCGGGCCGAAGCTCCACGGTGACGGCGCCCGCTTCGCGCGTGAGGTAGGGCGTGGTGGCGCCATAGGCCACGGCCCGGGCCACGGGCGTGGGGGTGCCAGCGAGGTAGACGTCCATCGCGGGCGCGCCCGGCGCGGCCTGCACGATGCGCAGCTGCGCCTGGGTGGGCGGCACGAGCACCGGGCCGTCCTGCGTGGGAGGCGTGTTGGAGTCCTCCGCCGAGCCGCCTCCGCACGCGGGCGCGAGCACCCCCAGCGACGTGAGCGCGACGACCAGCAGTGTCTTCCCCCGCATCCAGGCCATGTCGAAGTCCCCTCCTCGGCGGGCCGCGGACGCGGCTCGGCACCGATGTCGACAGGGGTAAGGGTGGGCATCACCTCCACGCGGGCGAACCCCCACGCAAGGGCCACTGTCCACCTCCGACGGTGTGCACCGGTGCACGTCACAACCCCCGGTCATCACGGGCGCGTGGGGCTCCCCGCGGACGGCGGGTGCGATCACCGCCCGAGCCGTCCCGCCTGCCCGGCCGCCGCACCGCATCACCTCCGCTGTTCAACAGACGTCATCGCGCGGGTG comes from Corallococcus macrosporus and encodes:
- a CDS encoding M1 family aminopeptidase → MNASRLWRVARTEWRHQTRRPLFWVLLVLLVAVVWGVSSGNVTIDAGSTEVGGKKAWVTSAFAVAQTVLLLTFMLFTFFVSVGAGMSVISDDEARVQPILHTTPLTPAEYVWGKFAGALGAYVLALAWMMGLLVFFHHVVPAGEDAEFRGPFAWGNYVSAALWFGLPLIVFMAGAAFATGERTRRAVPVYFLPVGLFFLCAFFLWDWSPGWLDPRVNRFLMVLDPGGFRWLTETWIKVDRGVDFYNTQPVGLDALFVTSRFALMALGLGAVAWSERHFRRALRGEVKTKAPRKGAALDAPPKQVALSHAEAPLSALRMGVRPPGFWSGLWTVTRAEARGLLSQPGLYLFLPLLMLQMVSQGATAVGPFDTSLLLVPGRFAVRTMGQASVLVCLLLMFYVVESLEREQASNFAPIHDATPVRTLSVLLGKALANSGVAVALLTAMALAGTLVQVSQGRVPLSLTPYVLVWGGLLFPTFLLWTGFILAARAVAGGRFGTYALALAALGFTGYLAVRGDLTWVTNWPLWDAVRWTDLGAFQVDRAALVLNRVAALGGAVFLTALAVRLDRRRVRDSVTTLEGLKPAGLARGLWRLSPYLAVPAVALVWLGILVGQGHQGAAAKKRAKDYWQKNLATWKDAPQPMLADVDLDVDLEPEASAFRMKGTYTLLNRHAVALSRFALSGGDGWTDVRWTLDGKDVTPEDRAGLYVFTPSPPLAPGAKVTVGFTYSGHVPAGVSRAGGAFKEFILPSGVVLTSETPTFAPVVGYEEERGIDPKENKYEPRVYADDFYEGPTESAWGSNMPFPFRIRVSGPEAYTLNSVGVRERDTVKDGRRTTVWRSDYPVSFFNVIAGRWTRVEGAGSVVFHDPAHGYNVPEMMRGLEAARRYYSEWFHPFPWAELKLSEFAGLDNYAQGFPTDITFSESIGFLTRTTPESNAVLLVTAHEAAHQWWGNLLIPGKGPGGNVLSEGLSHYSALKLIEQLDGQEARRQTAKRMEERYGKDRRVDAEQPLVKLDGSRDGDTVVLYEKGGWTFWMLEDLMGRDAMHAGLQAFLKQSMNNADHPVLQDFLAALRPFAPSPEAFDRFTRQAFFEVVVPEYRVTGARVTKEGGQWVTTATVTNVGTGRMPVEVAVTKASESTAPGEAVSTLTRVEPEAGGSVRVTLRSEFAPERLVVDPDVRVLQLRREQAQAALSPP
- a CDS encoding AraC family transcriptional regulator yields the protein MRYVEVKPCAALAPYVQCYWALELSGEAPVGVHRVLPDGCLDILVDLTDGVGLRVVGAMRTAEVVPLSARAAFVAVRFRPGGAQPFLRLPLLELTDATVGLGDLWPREAREWRERMGAAVGTPARFALLERLLLERLPGREGDAGVRHAVDLILGARGQVPVRSLEEVMGVGARQVERRFHAAVGLSPKVLCRIARLQHAVELSRGLQGAEWALAAGYYDQAHQVREFRALTGLTPGAYVREQAEVGFVQSLEGAGA
- the sitA6 gene encoding SitA6 family polymorphic toxin lipoprotein; the encoded protein is MRHGWLLLAVMFAGCASTPALPADSSLVEESWPEDAQDCEDAREGPCFAPLCEGGTCGLYRCEDLPPGRIVRTYSGAPVFIAPGGTAQRHWGSAQGLPGDSLPIPVFRWYRREQLPSELRRQRAMEEWASRPKERHHIFPQALKPYFQSKGINVHDYVIAIDAELHKRIHRDANGAPWNEEWRQFRRTTRGTASKPAHFEHASLLIQKYGLFGLTMTYWQDVELGPFPVPEN
- a CDS encoding DUF4397 domain-containing protein, whose product is MAWMRGKTLLVVALTSLGVLAPACGGGSAEDSNTPPTQDGPVLVPPTQAQLRIVQAAPGAPAMDVYLAGTPTPVARAVAYGATTPYLTREAGAVTVELRPAGAAADSRPVVSQPVGMEAGSRWTVVAAGAFSSSDSDAALRTLLLRDNTVPADGGQTRVRVVNAGTDAPTVDVDLGNDGSVEVESLARFKDSGEEAWVLPSGAAFQVGLRTGGKALTSFTVPAAGSGTDTLIVATGLMSAPARAGDGFSLLTAGRDGTLAILRQNPTVYVLHASPDAPALDLFASDRELSGGLSFGALSSPLQVPPGTYTLDFFAAAPGSERPTGTPVVTATTPTLVPGERYLMVAAGYLAPPRPAASQFTLLPLADRFAPDPANLRLRWVHAAANTPAVDVGPLGSERRVLPDAPFLDVPFATATAQDGLPLPSGGTVTLGVVPSNDANRAPRTSFSVTPRPDTRVFAVATDTPGAAPGSWDLQLLMVDTTRTPWTVSTQADSH
- a CDS encoding response regulator, coding for MSPVIVTATATVLHVNDTPASLYLGSFSLRQAGYRVLEAVTGGEALRIAFDARPDVVVLDVKLPDMSGYDVCRILKEDPRTREVAIIHTSATFITAEKKVAGLRAGADVYLTQPFDPEELIATVNSVLRLRRVEREALANAARLEEADRKKNEFLAMLAHELRNPLAAISVAVQMLGQKDSHGLSEADARRRDIIERQVSHLRHLVDDLLDVSRITRGKYALRRGPLDLNTVLQHSLAAARPVMEERGLVLREALSSEPCWVDGDRTRLEQVFTNLLDNAAKYSPEGGIVTVGAHLDEDARVRVSVQDTGIGLRREDQERIFELFAQLDAGLARSRGGLGIGLTLVRNLVEEHGGQVEVFSEGPGQGSTFSVTLPLLTDAARPEATVERIESRRGEWRILLVDDNPDAREGLREMLQMWGHTVAVAEDGPQALAMATPGTYDVIILDIGLPGLDGYQVAKELRGRVASDAHLIALTGYGTPEDRARSENAGFDLHLVKPVELVEIGRVLAQLGPVKRGQHRRLQARSA
- a CDS encoding ABC transporter ATP-binding protein, which encodes MLSLRNLVKVYPGPVTALRGVDLDVPKGMFGLLGPNGAGKSTLMKILSGLLEPTSGEVTLDGLDLVRHPEALRPHLGYLPQEFGFYPYLSGQDMLRYLLELKGVTAPQGLKALCAQLLERVNLTFAAKRKVKEYSGGMRQRLGIAQALAGDPKLLIVDEPTAGLDPEERQRFYRLLAEMAHERTVLLSTHIVEDVAMLCPRFAVIRHGRVVAITSPTEAKAALHDTLFEGTVPPADMAAFQQAWRVTQAVLFEGRNRVRIHAAPGTPVPPGFERTPPTLEDAYLLLMKDAPEPTAAAAPVPAPAVSA
- the sitI6 gene encoding SitI6 family double-CXXCG motif immunity protein; the protein is MRFYEVDIVRPDLPRRWTGHLQTERTWTLPGVECPTCGETWSGQQTLPTVDVTDLPQQGLLREPRVVPYVEFMALTAGLASRLPRGIAPEPGMQLGPLRGSAEGIFGPLTTRDGWDLLVRKDALSQLQQEGLNGLIPARVEVEGLGPEAPALYELEFHIAGRLDPSDVLEGSPCPSCGWREVRISPEHALEADSLPKGLDVFLPANATTYLMVTERFVQAAQRLGPSDLVFREVPLARR
- a CDS encoding VOC family protein, encoding MSTAPQQAEQHHRIDYIELPVKDIAEAKRFYGTVFGWRFEDYGPDYTAFMDGRLNGGFDKEREVSKGGALLVLYSKDLDATLAKVREAGGRIVKDTFSFPGGKRFHFTDPTGNELAVWTEPS